Proteins found in one Miscanthus floridulus cultivar M001 chromosome 4, ASM1932011v1, whole genome shotgun sequence genomic segment:
- the LOC136551585 gene encoding microtubule-destabilizing protein 60-like — MAREMEKARKATSSPNKSSTIHTSPKSPVRNGGGSLPHKKNTTEPHGRKNEQQNVQKGGHQDMLSHDEGKRRSSTSQTSPKSQRSPRHEQPLSYNRLHTEERAIRRAGYNYQVASKINTQEIIRRFEEKLGQLMEEREIKLMRKEMVPKAQLMPAFDKPFHPQRSTRPLTVPKEPSFLRLKCCIGGEFHRHFCYNGANQKAIK; from the exons ATGGCCAGAGAAATGGAgaaggcaaggaaggccacttctTCCCCTAATAAG AGCTCAACGATTCATACCAGTCCCAAGAGCCCGGTGAGGAATGGAGGAGGATCTCTGCCTCATAAGAAGAACACTACCGAG CCGCATGGACGGAAAAATGAACAACAAAACGTTCAGAAAGGTGGTCATCAAGATATGTTGTCTCATGATGAGGGCAAACGCCGTTCTTCAACTTCACAAACCTCGCCTAAG TCTCAGAGATCACCGAGACACGAACAGCCCCTGAGCTACAACAGGCTTCACACTGAGGAGAGAGCAATAAGGCGGGCTGGTTACAATTATCAG GTTGCAAGCAAGATAAATACCCAGGAAATCATTCGCAGATTTGAAGAGAAGCTTGGACAG TTGATGGAGGAGCGTGAGATAAAGCTGATGAGGAAGGAGATGGTTCCCAAGGCCCAACTTATGCCAGCATTTGACAAGCCATTCCACCCACAAAG GTCGACGAGGCCTCTGACGGTGCCAAAGGAGCCAAGTTTCCTGAGGCTGAAATGCTGCATCGGTGGAGAGTTCCATCGCCATTTTTGCTACAATGGCGCCAATCAGAAGGCCATCAAGTAG